A stretch of Frankiaceae bacterium DNA encodes these proteins:
- a CDS encoding lysophospholipid acyltransferase family protein, translating to MSILPQLTYEPPVSPRRRRLPDVPRDDRLYGILRVAGRGVIRLVLDVRVGRLDRVPSSGPVLLAGNHRGLLDAPLVAAFVPRPASFLAKSELFAGLWSRTLMRLGQIPVDRGRPDREALRRALEVLNRGEVLGMFPEGSRGTGELVTIQHGIAYVALRCPGVPIVPVACLGTERALPNGGKMPRWGSRVHVVFGEPFTVEVPANPRARSAVAKAAEEIRVALAAHVAHCEAVLRRAETERDGTPR from the coding sequence ATGAGCATCCTGCCGCAGCTGACGTACGAGCCGCCGGTCAGTCCGCGCCGCCGCCGCCTGCCGGACGTTCCGCGGGACGACCGTCTCTACGGCATCCTGAGGGTTGCCGGTCGTGGCGTGATCCGCCTAGTCCTCGACGTGAGGGTTGGACGTTTAGATCGAGTTCCGTCCAGTGGTCCCGTTCTCCTCGCGGGGAACCACCGGGGCCTGCTGGATGCGCCGCTGGTGGCGGCGTTCGTGCCGCGGCCCGCCAGCTTCCTCGCGAAGTCGGAGCTGTTCGCCGGCCTGTGGAGCCGCACGCTGATGCGCCTCGGCCAGATCCCCGTCGACCGCGGCCGTCCCGACAGGGAGGCGCTGCGCCGCGCGCTCGAGGTGCTGAACCGCGGCGAGGTGCTCGGCATGTTCCCCGAGGGCTCGCGCGGCACCGGTGAGCTGGTGACCATCCAGCACGGCATCGCCTACGTCGCCCTCCGCTGCCCCGGCGTCCCCATCGTCCCCGTCGCCTGCCTCGGGACCGAGCGCGCGCTGCCGAACGGCGGCAAGATGCCGCGCTGGGGGAGCCGGGTGCACGTGGTGTTCGGGGAGCCGTTCACGGTCGAGGTGCCGGCGAACCCGCGCGCCCGGAGCGCCGTCGCCAAGGCCGCCGAGGAGATCCGCGTCGCGCTCGCCGCGCACGTCGCCCACTGCGAGGCGGTCCTGCGCCGCGCCGAGACCGAGCGAGACGGGACCCCTCGATGA
- the cmk gene encoding (d)CMP kinase: protein MAAHGPRPSSGTASTVVAIDGPSGSGKSTVARRVAQRLGFRYLDTGAMYRALTWRALEREIDLTDAAALGELADTASIEPGTNPRRPTIVIDGTDVSSPIRSREVTNAVSAVSAVPGVRAAMVRRQQELMAAGDIVVEGRDIGTVVAPDAPLKVFLTASSEARAARRHRQFAAVGDGAAVDDTRADIERRDEHDSTRAASPLTQAADALVVDSTNRTVDEVVGEVLAAAARRGLTGRRRTKTTESNGAAGSPRHEGGRS from the coding sequence GTGGCAGCGCACGGACCCCGCCCCTCGTCCGGTACGGCGTCGACGGTCGTCGCGATCGACGGCCCGTCCGGGAGCGGCAAGAGCACGGTGGCCCGCCGGGTCGCGCAACGACTCGGCTTTCGCTACCTCGACACCGGTGCGATGTACCGCGCCCTGACCTGGCGGGCGCTCGAGCGCGAGATCGACCTCACCGACGCCGCCGCCCTCGGTGAGCTCGCCGACACCGCGAGCATCGAGCCTGGCACCAACCCGCGCCGGCCCACGATCGTCATCGACGGCACCGACGTGTCCTCGCCGATCCGCTCCCGCGAGGTGACCAACGCCGTCTCCGCGGTCTCCGCCGTCCCCGGGGTGCGGGCGGCGATGGTCCGCCGCCAGCAGGAGCTGATGGCCGCCGGCGACATCGTCGTCGAGGGCCGCGACATCGGCACCGTGGTGGCGCCCGACGCGCCGCTGAAGGTCTTCCTGACAGCCTCGAGCGAGGCGCGGGCGGCCCGGCGGCACCGGCAGTTCGCCGCCGTGGGGGACGGCGCCGCGGTGGATGACACCCGCGCCGACATCGAGCGCCGCGACGAACACGACTCCACCCGCGCCGCGAGCCCGCTCACCCAGGCCGCCGACGCCCTCGTCGTCGACTCGACGAACAGGACGGTCGACGAGGTCGTGGGTGAGGTGCTCGCGGCGGCCGCCCGGCGCGGGCTCACGGGGCGCCGGCGCACCAAGACCACGGAGAGCAACGGTGCTGCGGGCTCGCCGCGGCACGAAGGGGGACGGTCATGA
- a CDS encoding prephenate dehydrogenase: MTVDRVGVVGAGLMGTSIGLALARRGQEVVLVDADAGRATAAAALGAGRAGEWDALAGCDHVVVAVPPAVAGEVVTRLLRLNLTATVSDVASTKTKVLGEIETLSLDLSSRFCGGHPIAGRERGGPGAAQPELFDGAVWVVCPSAATSATARADTEELARRCGARTAVVDAPTHDAVLAAVSHTPQLVASALATRLAAAGPDAPSLAGQGFRDTTRLADSDPVLWASIAAGNAGPLAAELRTVSEALATVAASLEAGDAAAVERLVSAGRAARSLLPGKAAAPKPAWARVGVVLPDRPGELARLFGVAGEAGVNVEDVSIEHAPDHPVGYVDLDVRPDQADRLIAALVSAGLAAHRND, from the coding sequence GTGACCGTCGACCGTGTCGGCGTCGTGGGGGCCGGCCTGATGGGCACCTCGATCGGGCTGGCGCTGGCCCGGCGAGGCCAGGAGGTGGTACTCGTCGACGCCGATGCCGGCCGGGCTACCGCGGCGGCCGCGCTCGGGGCCGGCCGGGCGGGGGAGTGGGACGCACTGGCGGGCTGTGACCACGTCGTCGTCGCGGTTCCACCTGCCGTCGCCGGGGAGGTCGTAACTCGACTTCTACGTCTCAATCTCACTGCGACAGTGAGTGATGTAGCCAGTACTAAGACTAAAGTTCTAGGCGAGATCGAGACGCTCAGCCTTGATCTGTCCAGCCGCTTCTGTGGTGGTCACCCGATCGCGGGTCGGGAGCGCGGCGGCCCCGGGGCCGCACAGCCCGAGCTCTTCGACGGTGCGGTGTGGGTCGTCTGCCCGTCGGCGGCGACGTCCGCGACCGCCCGGGCTGACACCGAGGAGCTGGCGCGGCGCTGCGGAGCGCGTACCGCGGTCGTCGACGCCCCCACGCACGACGCCGTCCTGGCCGCGGTGTCCCACACGCCGCAGCTCGTCGCGAGCGCGCTGGCGACCCGCTTGGCGGCCGCCGGCCCGGACGCGCCGTCACTCGCCGGGCAGGGGTTCCGTGACACCACGCGCCTGGCCGACTCGGACCCGGTGCTCTGGGCGTCGATCGCCGCCGGTAACGCCGGGCCCCTCGCGGCCGAGCTGCGCACGGTCAGCGAGGCGCTCGCCACCGTGGCCGCGTCGCTCGAGGCAGGCGACGCCGCCGCCGTCGAGCGGCTCGTCTCGGCGGGTCGCGCCGCCCGGAGCCTCCTGCCGGGCAAGGCCGCCGCACCCAAGCCGGCCTGGGCCAGGGTCGGCGTCGTCCTGCCCGACCGGCCGGGTGAGCTGGCGCGGCTCTTCGGCGTCGCGGGCGAGGCCGGCGTCAACGTCGAGGACGTGTCGATCGAGCACGCGCCGGACCACCCTGTGGGCTACGTCGACCTCGACGTCCGCCCCGACCAGGCCGACCGGCTCATCGCGGCGCTGGTCTCGGCGGGGCTGGCGGCGCACCGTAACGACTGA
- the aroH gene encoding chorismate mutase, protein MAVRAVRGATQVDRDERDVVLEATSELVSAVLWRNGITPSDLISVIFTATPDLTSEFPAYAARQLGITDVPLLCATEIDVPNAMPRVLRLLAHFESDRTRAEIRHVYLRGAVSLRTDLPQ, encoded by the coding sequence ATGGCGGTCCGGGCAGTACGGGGCGCGACGCAGGTCGACCGCGACGAGCGCGACGTCGTCCTCGAGGCGACGAGCGAGCTCGTCTCGGCGGTCCTCTGGCGCAACGGCATCACGCCGTCCGACCTCATCAGCGTCATCTTCACGGCGACGCCCGACCTCACCTCGGAGTTCCCCGCGTACGCCGCCCGCCAGCTCGGCATCACCGACGTGCCCCTGCTCTGCGCGACCGAGATCGACGTCCCGAACGCCATGCCGCGGGTCCTCCGCCTGCTGGCCCACTTCGAGTCCGACCGCACCCGCGCCGAGATCCGCCACGTCTACCTGCGCGGCGCGGTCTCGCTGCGGACGGACCTGCCGCAGTGA
- a CDS encoding pseudouridine synthase: MLASSGIASRRASEDLIVAGRVAVNGKVVRELGTRIDPAKDLVAVDGVPVPVVPDQVYLALNKPRGVLTTMSDDQGRPCVGDYVADREARVFHVGRLDADSEGLLLLTNDGDLAHRLTHPSFAVPKTYLVQIDGRPSRRLAAQLRSGVELDDGPARADAARVVAGTDAATQLELVIHDGRNRVIRRMFDALGHPVVRLVRTSIGPLSLGELRPGRVRHLAQPEVRSLYKATTQ, translated from the coding sequence GTGTTGGCGTCTAGCGGAATCGCCTCGCGTCGTGCCTCCGAGGACCTCATCGTCGCCGGACGTGTCGCGGTCAACGGCAAGGTCGTCCGCGAGCTCGGCACCCGCATCGACCCGGCCAAGGACCTGGTCGCCGTCGACGGCGTGCCCGTCCCCGTCGTGCCCGACCAGGTCTACTTGGCCCTGAACAAGCCCCGCGGCGTCCTCACGACGATGTCGGACGACCAGGGGCGGCCCTGTGTCGGCGACTACGTGGCCGACCGGGAGGCCCGGGTCTTCCATGTCGGCCGCCTCGACGCCGACAGCGAGGGACTGCTCCTCCTCACCAACGACGGCGACCTCGCGCACCGGCTCACGCACCCGTCGTTCGCGGTCCCCAAGACGTACCTCGTGCAGATCGACGGACGGCCCAGCCGGCGGCTCGCCGCGCAGCTGCGTTCGGGCGTCGAGCTCGACGACGGGCCGGCCCGGGCGGACGCCGCCCGCGTCGTCGCCGGCACCGACGCGGCCACCCAGCTCGAGCTCGTCATCCACGACGGCCGCAACCGGGTCATCCGCCGGATGTTCGACGCGCTCGGGCACCCCGTCGTCCGGCTGGTCCGGACCTCGATCGGCCCGCTGTCGCTCGGCGAGCTCCGCCCCGGCAGGGTCCGCCACCTCGCGCAGCCGGAAGTCCGCTCGCTCTACAAGGCGACGACGCAGTAG
- the scpB gene encoding SMC-Scp complex subunit ScpB produces the protein MSDEREWGEEGFAEGVSEVPAPAAEIDITDGALAAAAADDVGDGVDSGFDAEPEAHADGPDPGEAAYDGSDDAPEPLDAAAPPLRKIIESILLVVDQPVAEVELAQVLEEPRATVLGALEDLADDYLRDGRGFELRQVAGGWRLYTAPDCAAYVERFVLDGQQARLTQAALETLAVIAYRQPVSRQSVAAIRGVNVDGVVRTLLSRGLIAEAGEEGPGGAHLYVTTPYFLERLGLNSLDELPNLAPLLPVNVDDLSDSA, from the coding sequence ATGTCTGACGAGCGCGAGTGGGGCGAGGAGGGCTTCGCGGAGGGGGTCTCCGAGGTACCGGCCCCCGCGGCCGAGATTGACATAACGGACGGCGCGCTGGCCGCGGCGGCCGCCGACGACGTCGGGGACGGCGTGGACAGCGGCTTCGACGCGGAGCCGGAGGCGCACGCCGACGGTCCCGACCCCGGCGAGGCGGCGTACGACGGCTCCGACGACGCTCCCGAACCCCTCGACGCGGCCGCGCCGCCACTGCGCAAGATCATCGAGTCGATCCTGCTCGTCGTCGACCAGCCCGTCGCCGAGGTCGAGCTCGCCCAGGTGCTCGAGGAACCTCGCGCCACCGTGCTCGGCGCGCTGGAGGACCTCGCCGACGACTACCTGCGCGACGGGCGCGGCTTCGAGCTGCGCCAGGTCGCCGGCGGCTGGCGCCTCTACACGGCGCCCGACTGCGCGGCGTACGTCGAGCGGTTCGTGCTCGACGGGCAGCAGGCCAGGCTCACGCAGGCGGCCCTGGAGACTCTCGCGGTGATCGCGTACCGCCAGCCGGTCAGCCGCCAGTCCGTCGCCGCCATCCGTGGCGTCAACGTCGACGGCGTCGTCCGTACCCTGCTCAGCCGCGGCCTCATCGCGGAGGCGGGGGAGGAGGGCCCGGGTGGCGCGCACCTCTACGTCACCACGCCCTACTTCCTCGAACGCCTCGGCCTCAACAGCCTCGACGAGCTGCCCAACCTCGCTCCGCTGCTTCCCGTCAACGTCGATGACCTCTCCGACTCCGCGTAA
- a CDS encoding segregation/condensation protein A, whose translation MEDEAGAVAVAAPGRGSFAVHLDVFEGPFDLLLSLIAKHKLDVTEVALSQVTDEFIVHIRAAGAAWDLGQATEFLVVAATLLDLKAARLLPAGEVDDEEDVALLEARDLLFARLLQYRAYKEAAAILAGLMTQETRRVPRDVSLEPRYAAAVPDVLIGIGLDQFAALAVRALTPREPAAVAVDHVHHMRVSVREQAVMLAQRLAEVGTTSFRALCSDCTETIEVVARFLALLELFREGHVAFEQIVPLGDLQCRWTGHEAAASAYLAVEEYDGGPLPEPAGTGEGASGPEEPADV comes from the coding sequence ATGGAGGACGAGGCCGGGGCGGTCGCCGTCGCGGCGCCCGGACGGGGCAGCTTCGCGGTACACCTCGACGTGTTCGAGGGGCCGTTCGACCTGCTGCTGAGTCTCATCGCCAAGCACAAGCTCGACGTCACCGAGGTGGCGTTGTCGCAGGTCACGGACGAGTTCATCGTCCACATCCGCGCCGCCGGCGCCGCCTGGGACCTCGGGCAGGCGACGGAGTTCCTCGTCGTCGCGGCCACGCTGCTCGACCTCAAGGCCGCCAGGCTGCTGCCCGCCGGCGAGGTCGACGACGAGGAGGACGTGGCGCTGCTGGAGGCGCGCGACCTGCTCTTCGCGCGGCTGCTGCAGTACCGCGCGTACAAGGAGGCCGCCGCGATCCTCGCCGGCCTCATGACGCAGGAGACCCGCCGGGTGCCCCGCGACGTCAGCCTCGAGCCGCGGTACGCCGCCGCCGTGCCCGACGTGCTCATCGGCATCGGCCTCGACCAGTTCGCGGCGCTCGCCGTCCGCGCGCTGACCCCGCGCGAGCCGGCCGCCGTCGCCGTCGACCACGTCCACCACATGCGCGTGAGCGTGCGCGAGCAGGCCGTGATGCTGGCACAGCGACTCGCCGAGGTCGGGACGACGTCGTTCCGCGCGCTCTGCTCGGACTGCACGGAGACGATCGAGGTCGTGGCGCGCTTCCTGGCGCTGCTGGAGCTGTTCCGTGAGGGGCACGTGGCGTTCGAGCAGATCGTGCCGCTCGGCGACCTGCAGTGCCGGTGGACCGGGCACGAGGCGGCCGCGTCGGCGTACCTCGCCGTCGAGGAGTACGACGGCGGCCCGCTGCCCGAGCCCGCCGGTACCGGCGAGGGCGCCTCCGGTCCCGAGGAGCCGGCCGATGTCTGA
- a CDS encoding site-2 protease family protein translates to MLFLLRYPADLLGVAIALLVGVVLHAVAQAAAARAFGDRLPAANGRLSLDPRRHFEPFGIIVMLISGIGWNKPVPLQEPRFRGGRSRYLMAILAGPLANLVLAVLGLVALRLVAPGELLEADFGATEGSTLGAVLAYRFALVNAAIGVLTLLPIPPLDGARILWLYAPKTHGWQNARYQLEERNIGLGIVVLLSLPLFGGSGLLYRLVLSIGTAFLAPIADALGLAAIF, encoded by the coding sequence GTGCTGTTCCTGCTCCGCTACCCCGCGGACCTGCTCGGGGTGGCGATCGCGCTGCTCGTCGGCGTCGTGCTCCACGCCGTCGCACAGGCGGCCGCGGCGAGGGCGTTCGGCGACCGGCTCCCGGCCGCGAACGGCCGGCTGAGCCTCGACCCGCGGCGGCACTTCGAGCCGTTCGGCATCATCGTCATGCTCATCTCGGGCATCGGCTGGAACAAGCCCGTCCCGCTGCAGGAGCCGCGGTTCCGCGGCGGGCGGTCGCGGTACCTCATGGCGATCCTCGCCGGCCCGCTCGCCAACCTCGTGCTCGCCGTCCTCGGCCTCGTCGCCCTGCGGCTCGTGGCGCCGGGCGAGCTGCTGGAGGCCGACTTCGGCGCGACCGAGGGGAGCACGCTCGGCGCCGTGCTGGCGTACCGGTTCGCGCTCGTCAACGCCGCCATCGGCGTCCTCACGCTGCTGCCGATCCCGCCGCTCGACGGCGCGCGCATCCTCTGGCTGTACGCCCCCAAGACGCACGGCTGGCAGAACGCCCGCTACCAGCTCGAGGAGCGCAACATCGGCCTCGGCATCGTGGTGCTCCTGTCGCTGCCGTTGTTCGGCGGCTCGGGGCTGCTGTACCGGCTCGTCCTCTCGATCGGGACGGCGTTTCTCGCGCCGATCGCGGACGCGCTCGGGCTCGCCGCGATCTTCTAG
- a CDS encoding cobyrinic acid a,c-diamide synthase yields the protein MSRRVSLPGADELFRSTAPAGQPAPAEDPEPAPAAPSAPPPVAAAPPLPPEREEEREQEFGAVPVRRRPRPVGERRPTGRQRHEEKITVYCSAEELIDIERARLTLRGEYGLAADRGRIVREALAVVLADLEAKGEQSVLVRRLQGR from the coding sequence ATGAGCCGGCGCGTCAGCCTGCCCGGAGCGGACGAGCTGTTCCGGTCCACCGCCCCCGCCGGGCAGCCGGCCCCCGCCGAGGACCCCGAGCCGGCGCCGGCAGCACCCTCCGCCCCGCCGCCGGTCGCCGCGGCGCCGCCGTTGCCGCCCGAGCGGGAGGAGGAGCGGGAGCAGGAGTTCGGTGCGGTGCCCGTACGCCGCCGTCCCCGCCCCGTGGGCGAACGCCGCCCCACCGGCCGCCAGCGGCACGAGGAGAAGATCACCGTCTACTGCTCCGCCGAGGAGCTCATCGACATCGAGCGAGCGCGCCTCACGCTGCGCGGGGAGTACGGCCTCGCCGCCGACCGGGGCCGGATCGTCCGCGAGGCGCTGGCCGTCGTGCTCGCCGACCTCGAGGCCAAGGGGGAGCAGAGCGTGCTCGTCCGCAGGCTCCAGGGTCGCTGA
- a CDS encoding ParA family protein produces MSTFSSDPFGTPVPPPAAPPAGGEPDGPDAPPEPLLDPAFHPAQEAERPLPAEPPVVAPPVVAPTPSFLEPDPAAAEVPAPVDVAEAAPEAAKLGPTGRPLPEFPEPPPLETHGPARILAMCNQKGGVGKTTSTINLGAALAELGRRVLLIDFDPQGALCVGLGVNPLQLDRTVYNLLMDRNVTVDDVMLKTHVPGLDLLPSNIDLSAAEVQLVGEVAREQTLLRVLQPVLNDYDVILIDCQPSLGLLTVNALTAAHGVVIPLECEFFALRGVALLIETIDKVKERLNPQLELEGILATMYDSRTLHGREVLARVVEAFGDRVFHTVINRTVRFPETTVAGEPITTYASSSTGAKAYRDLAKEVLAR; encoded by the coding sequence ATGTCGACATTCTCGTCGGACCCGTTCGGTACCCCGGTTCCGCCTCCCGCGGCGCCGCCGGCCGGCGGCGAACCCGACGGTCCCGACGCCCCTCCGGAGCCGCTCCTCGACCCGGCGTTCCACCCGGCGCAGGAGGCCGAACGCCCGCTGCCCGCGGAGCCGCCCGTCGTGGCCCCGCCGGTGGTCGCGCCGACGCCGTCGTTCCTCGAGCCGGACCCCGCCGCCGCGGAGGTTCCCGCGCCCGTCGACGTCGCGGAGGCGGCGCCCGAGGCCGCCAAGCTCGGTCCGACCGGCCGGCCGCTGCCGGAGTTCCCCGAGCCGCCGCCGCTGGAGACGCACGGCCCGGCCCGGATCCTCGCCATGTGCAACCAGAAGGGCGGGGTCGGCAAGACCACGAGCACGATCAACCTCGGCGCCGCGCTCGCCGAGCTCGGCCGCCGGGTCCTGCTCATCGACTTCGACCCGCAGGGCGCGCTCTGCGTCGGGCTCGGGGTGAACCCGCTCCAGCTCGACCGCACCGTCTACAACCTGCTCATGGACCGCAACGTCACCGTCGACGACGTGATGCTGAAGACGCACGTCCCCGGCCTCGACTTGCTGCCGAGCAACATCGACCTGTCCGCCGCCGAGGTGCAGCTGGTGGGGGAGGTGGCGCGCGAGCAGACACTGCTCCGCGTCCTGCAGCCGGTCCTCAACGACTACGACGTCATCCTCATCGACTGCCAGCCGAGCCTCGGCCTGCTGACGGTGAACGCGCTCACCGCCGCGCACGGCGTCGTCATCCCGCTGGAGTGCGAGTTCTTTGCGCTCCGAGGTGTCGCACTGTTGATCGAAACTATAGACAAAGTGAAGGAAAGGCTTAACCCTCAACTTGAACTTGAGGGGATTCTGGCCACGATGTACGACTCTCGCACGCTCCACGGGCGGGAGGTGCTCGCCCGCGTGGTCGAGGCGTTCGGCGACCGGGTGTTCCACACGGTCATCAACCGGACCGTCCGGTTCCCCGAGACGACCGTGGCGGGGGAGCCGATCACGACGTATGCCTCGTCGTCGACGGGCGCCAAGGCGTACCGCGACCTCGCCAAGGAGGTGCTGGCCCGATGA
- the xerD gene encoding site-specific tyrosine recombinase XerD — MSPSLTVACARYLDHLAVERGLAGNTLESYRRDLRRYCAVLGDRTIGDVAEADVASFVAVLREGTPEHPPVKASSAARALVAVRGLHRFALREGWVPVDVSREVRPPALPRSLPKAISVDDVKRLIEAAAFDQTPLALRDAALLELLYGTGARISEAVGLDVDDLDLDGGSVRLYGKGSKERVVPVGSYARDAVSAYLVRARPGLASSGRGGPALFLNARGGRLSRQSAWTVLRSAADRAGLTVDVSPHTLRHSFATHLLDGGADVRVVQELLGHASVTTTQIYTLVTVDKLREVYRTAHPRATASS; from the coding sequence ATGAGTCCCTCGCTGACGGTCGCCTGCGCGCGGTACCTCGACCACCTCGCGGTCGAACGCGGCCTCGCCGGCAACACCCTGGAGTCGTACCGCCGCGACCTCCGCCGCTACTGCGCCGTCCTCGGCGACCGCACCATCGGGGACGTGGCGGAGGCCGACGTGGCGTCGTTCGTGGCGGTACTGCGGGAGGGCACGCCCGAGCACCCGCCGGTCAAGGCCTCGTCGGCGGCCCGCGCGCTGGTCGCGGTCCGCGGGCTGCACCGGTTCGCGCTGCGCGAGGGCTGGGTGCCCGTGGACGTGTCCCGCGAGGTACGCCCGCCCGCCCTGCCGCGTTCGCTGCCCAAGGCGATCTCGGTGGACGACGTGAAGAGGCTCATCGAGGCGGCGGCGTTCGACCAGACGCCGCTCGCGCTGCGCGACGCGGCGCTGCTCGAGCTGCTGTACGGCACCGGCGCCCGCATCTCCGAAGCCGTCGGCCTCGACGTGGACGACCTCGACCTCGACGGCGGCTCTGTACGCCTCTACGGCAAGGGGTCCAAGGAACGCGTCGTGCCCGTGGGCTCGTACGCCCGCGACGCCGTGTCCGCCTACCTCGTCCGCGCCCGCCCGGGGCTTGCCTCCTCGGGGCGGGGCGGCCCGGCGCTGTTCCTCAACGCCCGCGGCGGCCGCCTCTCCCGGCAGAGCGCGTGGACCGTGCTCCGCTCGGCGGCCGACCGCGCCGGGCTGACCGTGGACGTGTCGCCGCACACGCTGCGGCACTCGTTCGCCACGCACCTGCTCGACGGCGGAGCCGACGTCCGCGTCGTCCAGGAGCTCCTCGGCCACGCGTCGGTCACGACGACGCAGATCTACACGCTTGTCACCGTGGACAAGCTCCGCGAGGTGTACCGCACCGCGCACCCCCGCGCGACCGCGTCCTCCTAG
- the ald gene encoding alanine dehydrogenase — translation MKVGIPRELKDNEYRVAITPAGVRELSAHGHDVYVEQSAGLGSSITDAEFVAAGAEILPTADDVWGTADLILKVKEPIADEYHRMRKEQVLFTYLHLAASRECTQALLDSGITAVAYETVELPDRSLPLLAPMSEVAGRMAPQAGAHFLERTQGGRGVLMGGAPGVYPARVVVLGAGISGSNAAWIAQGMEAEVLLLDKNIARLREVDRIHKGRIQTVASNTYEIERAISEADLVIGAVLVPGAKAPVLITDDMVATMKPGSVLVDISVDQGGCFESTRPTTHSNPVFEVENSIFYCVANMPGAVPHTSTYALTNVTLPYAVSIADRGVVDAVRRDPALALGVNVVGGQVTYEPVAEAHGLSAVPLAEVWA, via the coding sequence GTGAAGGTCGGCATCCCGCGCGAGCTCAAGGACAACGAGTACCGCGTCGCCATCACGCCCGCCGGCGTCCGCGAGCTGTCCGCGCACGGCCACGACGTCTACGTCGAGCAGTCGGCCGGTCTCGGGTCCTCGATCACCGACGCGGAGTTCGTCGCCGCCGGCGCGGAGATCCTCCCGACCGCCGACGACGTGTGGGGCACCGCCGACCTCATCCTGAAGGTCAAGGAGCCGATCGCCGACGAGTACCACCGGATGCGCAAGGAGCAGGTGCTGTTCACCTACCTGCACCTCGCGGCGTCGCGCGAGTGCACCCAGGCGCTGCTCGACTCGGGGATCACGGCGGTGGCGTACGAGACCGTCGAGCTGCCCGACCGTTCGCTGCCGCTGCTCGCGCCGATGTCCGAGGTCGCCGGTCGCATGGCCCCGCAGGCCGGCGCGCACTTCCTCGAGCGCACGCAGGGCGGCCGCGGCGTGCTCATGGGCGGCGCCCCCGGCGTCTACCCGGCGCGCGTCGTCGTCCTGGGCGCCGGCATCTCCGGCTCCAACGCCGCCTGGATCGCGCAGGGCATGGAGGCCGAGGTCCTCCTCCTCGACAAGAACATCGCCCGCCTCCGCGAGGTCGACCGCATCCACAAGGGCCGCATCCAGACCGTCGCGTCCAACACGTACGAGATCGAGCGCGCCATCTCCGAGGCAGACCTCGTCATCGGCGCGGTGCTCGTCCCCGGCGCGAAGGCCCCCGTGCTCATCACCGACGACATGGTCGCGACGATGAAGCCGGGCTCGGTGCTCGTCGACATCTCCGTCGACCAGGGCGGCTGCTTCGAGTCGACCCGGCCGACCACGCACTCCAACCCGGTCTTCGAGGTCGAGAACTCCATCTTCTACTGCGTCGCCAACATGCCCGGCGCCGTGCCCCACACCTCGACGTACGCGCTCACCAACGTCACGCTCCCGTACGCCGTCTCCATCGCCGACCGCGGCGTCGTCGACGCCGTCCGCCGCGACCCGGCGCTGGCGCTCGGCGTCAACGTCGTCGGCGGGCAGGTCACGTACGAGCCCGTCGCCGAGGCCCACGGCCTGTCGGCCGTCCCGCTCGCCGAGGTCTGGGCCTGA